The Chiloscyllium plagiosum isolate BGI_BamShark_2017 chromosome 6, ASM401019v2, whole genome shotgun sequence sequence GTAGTGTTCTCTTGTGCCTGTACAGACTGAGTGGTCACTGCGAGTTGAAAAGTTCCAAGTATAGCAGTAACCCACACTGTTGCACTGATTATTTTTGCATAACGGACTTTTCGAAAGCTGAGTGATCGAACTGGATGCACTATTGCAAGGTAACGATCGATACTGATGCAGGTAAGAAAATAGACACTGCTGTACAAGTCAAGGTGAAAAAGAAAGCCAGTGATTCTGCAGGCCGTCTCACCAAAGGGCCAGTGACTTTGAAGTATATGATACGTAATACGTAATGGCAAGGTCAGAATGAGGCAGAGATCAGCAATTGCAAGATTTAACATATAAATGCTGGTTATAGTTTTTGTCTTCATGCGACTGCAGAAGACCCATACAGAGATGCTATTCTCAATTAGTCCAGCTGTGAATACAGTGCTGTAGATAACAATATAAATCATCCTCTCAATTGCAGCAACAGTTAGGTTGAATTTGGGCCCCGTTACCAACTGCAGCTTTGTCGTTCCTATAGTTGTGTTCGTCCAGTGCAGAGAATCGTAAGCCATGGTTCCGTCTAATGGTTGTAGACTGCAATTAAGAATAAGATTACTTTTATacctgaaaattttaaaattcatgcattttccttttttaaactgaaaatgttTTCCCCTTAATATCTTGCATTAAATGCTGTAAGAAATGGAAGAAGAAAATAGATTAACAAAATGTAGATTAAAAAGTATGTATTATAATTGTATGCatttacaggttgttctgctatgtATTTCGTTAACGTGAGTTTGATTTAACACGATCGATGGATTGGGGACATGGTTTCTAAAGTGTGGACTTTTGGCTGTCTGTTTGCTGTAACGCAATTACATGGCCAACActaaatgctgtttctaaagtgcgatgtttttataatgtggggttgcacaagaatgtaaccatcatgttatagaagaactacctggaCATGTTTTCATAACATTTGAAAACATATAATTACATGCAAAATATATTAATCCATTTTACAACAAAACGAACTTCTGACATTATTGACAGTTAAATTTATTTGCAAAAATGATTACAAACATCAACTGAGAGGCTTTTCCCAGCTTTAGCATGATTTACTTACAGTTTTGCTCAGGTGTAGTCTGCAGCTGTATAAAGAGCAATCATTCCAGTAGTGTACAGCTCCTGCCCTTTTCTGTGAAAATAACTCTATCCTTTTATACAGCGGTGGTAAGATACTTAGCAGCTGTGAGATGTTGCACTAACAACTTATTCTGTGTATTATAATAAGGAAGCAATTTCAATGCCACCTTTTAAAAGCTGCTTTACAACAACAGTGTTAATTATGCAGGAAGCACTTCCTCTGGGAATACCGTTCCAAGTGATCCATTCACTGTCTTCACGTAAGAAAATAGAATCTCCGTCAAAAGTCACAAATAGAAGCTTCCTTTTCCTAACTGTAGACTATATCCTATCGCAGTTTGAGAGCATGTATTTTACaatatgtttccttttctttctttcttgcgcAGTACCAAACAAAGCTTCAGGATAAGCTGGTATTTCTGTTGACTAAAATAGCTATTAATTACAAATCCTGTATTtatattaagatgaatatttggAACTTTTCAGTAAAGGCTATAGTTAAAGCCATATTCAAATTTCTGATCAACTAGTTGTTAATCCCTCGACTTTTCCTGGATAGGAATGAAGTGGGAGAAGCTCCTGAAAATATTACAATGAAATATGGAAAGCACAAACTCAGCCttaatttaaatatttcccaAAGCTGGAATTTGAGAGGAATAGAAAAGGGCTAAagctaaggttttttttttctctcagatgatGCATCTatgtttgatatgttttcctcGGAGTTCATTAAGATTTATGCTGTAATGTTGTGCCTTAGGCTAACAGGTGTTTGAGGTGTTAATACAGGCGTTTAACATTATAAAATTTTGCTCTAATTTATGGTACTTTTCAGTGGGTATAACCATAATTGAGCCAAGATGTTAGGACACGTCATGACTCAGGAAACCAGATCAACATCATTTGGACTCCGTtatctctaggagaaagtgaggactgcagatgctggagatcagagtcaagagtgtggtaggtcaggcagcatccaaggaacaggagaatcaacgtttatggcataagcccttcagtaggaatgaggcttgggtcagggctgacagataaatgggaggggggtggggtgaggtagctgggagAGTGATAGATAAATGGAAGtgaggtcagagggggcagtgatggacgggttcggagagtggtgccaagttggaggcttgggactgggataatgtggagggaggggaaatgaggaagttgttgaaatccACCTTTATTCAGTGTGGTTacagggttccaaggcagaatatgacTCGTTCCTCCTCCGggcatcgggtggtaatggtttggcggtggaggcggcccagggcctgcatgtccttgattgtgtgggagagggagttgaagtgttcagccacaggcggCAGGGTTGGtgggtgcgagtgtcccagacatgttctctgaaatgatctgcaagaaggcgtcctgtctccctaatatagaagagaccacaccgggtgcataCCTGCCTGtatgtcggatatgtggaacagtccatcttccacagttacaccggcaGCACTCCCCACctgcattgatgactgtatcggcaccacctcatcctcccacgaggaagttgaacagttcatcaaatgTACTATCGGCTTCCACtcagacctcaaattcacctggaccatctcagcaaTCTCCCtgcccttcctggacctttccatcacTGTCTGTCGTAaccaactaaccacagacatatactacaagtcCACAGACTCCCACCGCTACCTACagtacaccttctcccaccccacctcctgtaaaaacaccatcccttattcccaattcctctgcctccaccgcatttgttcccaggatgaccaagtcccagatggcctccttccatgaccgcaacttcccttcccatgtggttgatgccctccagcacttctcctccacttcatgcaccaccaCCCTTTaacaccaccccctcccaattcaacaaggacagaagccccccagtactcaccttccaccccaccaacctccgcatacaacgTATCTTCCTCAGCCAcatccgctacctccaaacggaccccaccaccagagagagatttccctccccacctctatcaacATTCCGAAAAGACTATTCCttccgcaactccctcgtcaggtccacaccccactcccggcaccttcccctgccatcgcaggaagtgcaaaaacTTCCCCCAAACCAAACCACTTCCCTCTCCTTTGTCCAAGGCTCCaaggaatccttccacatccatctgaaattcacctgtacctccaccgcTGCCATCTACTACATccattgcacccagtgtggtctcccctacattgggagacaggacaccttcttgaagattgtttcagagaacatcgctgggACACCAGCACCCACCAACCCCGCTGCCCatagctgaatacttcaactccccctcccactccgtcaaggacatgcaggtcctgggccgcttccactgccaaaccattaccacccgattttgcctggaggaggaatgccttgTTTTTCGCCttgatccagtgtggttgcagggGTTCCAATGTGGAttccaacagcttcctcatttcccttccccccacattatcctacTCACAAGCccccaactcggcactgccctccggacccatccatcactgccccctctgacctatcaccttctccctcactttcgtccacctatcactttcccaactTCCtcaacccaccccacccccttcccatttatctctccaccccaacccacaagcctcctcctagatgaagggcttatgtctgaaatgtccttggatgctgcctgacctgctgtacttttccagctccacactctcgactcagttATCTCTACACCAGTTCTTTGATTCACATGCTCCCCATTAAAAAGAATCTTTATCAAAAAAGCCTCCAAACACATCCCCACTCGTATTCCCTTGAACTAATTTTTTTTGGTTTGGATTTTTAATTGAAGTGGTTGATTTATGTTAAGCTATTCCTTATACATGTGCTAATGTGGATCTGCTGTACATTGTAATTTAGTCTTCATTTGATGTAATGCTATAAATGTGGAACTGGATTTTACTGCACTCCCTGTAGCAGTTCATACATATAGGTCAATTACACAGACTTTTAAATTTGATtgtgatttatttatttgatttgatttatttattgtcacatgtattttgttttaagtacagtgaaaagtgtcacCACTTTCCAgagccatcttaaaacacaaaaataaaccaaaacatagaagaTAAATGCAGGAAACTAAAGTAATAGGGAAATAATTGAGAGGTGTGCCAAGTCAAATTCCAGGAGTTAATTTTTGATTTGCTCATTTGAAACCACTCTGATCATCCTAGAAAATGTTATCAACTTAGTAATATTGATTTAAGTTAAATTAATTCATATTTATGATCGTGCATTCAAATCACAAGGTTTCCTTGCAAATAATTTAGTCTTCCCTAAAGCTGTGAATTCAGTGGTACAGTAGGTATCTGATGTGGTTTTCACTTGTGATGGAAGTGTCTTGGAGACTGGGTGAAAATACCTTAGTCTATTTGACTTTCCCATATTCTCCATGCCTAGTTCCATCATGTGCAGTCTTGGTGTAATGCCTTAATCACTGTCTTAGTAGAGATCAGCTAACCCAATACTGACTGGAGGTTGAGCTGGATTCTTACTGATCTGTATGCTTCAGCCTCTCAATCACTGTCAGTGGACCAGAGTAGAAATGATTTCAAGACTTAGTCTTTCTGCTTCAAAAACTTGTTATGGCGTCACCATGTTATTCCATTTGAGAAATATACATTTGCTTTGGAAGAGTGAGAGAAAACACTTCATTTCATGAGTAATCcttttctattttctaattttctaTTTTCAGACACCTTTGCCGTCCATGTCATAACCGTGAAAAGGCCAGAGGTCTGGGAAAATATATCTGTCAGAAATGTCATGCCATCATTGATGAACAGCCTCTTATATTCAAGAATGATCCTTACCACCCTGatcatttcaactgtgcccattgCGGGTGAGAAATTTTGAATTATTAATTCATGTTCCTTCAGTATATTTTCGTTTTAATTCTAAACCATGGGTACTTGTCTTGGAGAAATTATCATTCATGattacagaaggagaccattcagcccattatgcctcACTAACTGTCTGAGCGCTTTACCCAAAAATGCATCTTCCTGCCTCCCCCCCCATAAGTCTGCATACTGTGATTGGAGTGTAAATACAAGGAAGTAGgattttcaattgttttcaataaaTATACAATTCACATTCATTGA is a genomic window containing:
- the LOC122550678 gene encoding uracil nucleotide/cysteinyl leukotriene receptor-like translates to MAYDSLHWTNTTIGTTKLQLVTGPKFNLTVAAIERMIYIVIYSTVFTAGLIENSISVWVFCSRMKTKTITSIYMLNLAIADLCLILTLPLRITYHILQSHWPFGETACRITGFLFHLDLYSSVYFLTCISIDRYLAIVHPVRSLSFRKVRYAKIISATVWVTAILGTFQLAVTTQSVQAQENTTVCLQLYREKPSLYASGALIVGFLFPFLVIICCYLCIIKHLQSYRRLDHKHKASRMIFTVLTVFLVCFLPYHVARLLYIIMANQQLGATPKLQSLAIINRAFFCLASINCCLDPVVYFFVGENFRESLCREEEWKTTTEYISRETRPTVITTAIDGT